In one Bacillus sp. PK3_68 genomic region, the following are encoded:
- a CDS encoding EamA family transporter, whose protein sequence is MNWRIAIAYSMTVIAWGSAFPGIKIALASYSPEHLALLRLLIGSIGLVIFAVAKRIKLPDLKDVPAILLLGFLGFTVYHTALSVGEKTVSAGVASLLISITPIFSAVLAAVFLKERFSKMGWIGSLIAFSGVAVISLGNGGSLSAVAAGVLLILIAAISESCYFVFQTNYLNKYGFIPFTVYTILSGTFFMLFFLPGAAAEIVAASSSATFAVIYLGLFPTIVPYFAVAYMISKAGASEATSSLYLTPIAALIISWMCLGEVPSLLSLSGGILTLAGVSFPLWKEKRERARPIKEMAVRGET, encoded by the coding sequence ATGAATTGGAGAATAGCCATAGCCTACAGTATGACTGTTATTGCCTGGGGCTCTGCTTTCCCGGGTATTAAAATCGCTCTTGCATCCTATAGCCCGGAACACCTTGCTTTACTGCGGCTTCTTATCGGCTCGATTGGATTAGTTATTTTTGCTGTTGCCAAGAGAATAAAACTGCCTGACCTGAAAGATGTACCAGCTATTTTACTGCTAGGTTTTTTAGGGTTTACTGTTTATCATACCGCGTTAAGCGTAGGTGAAAAAACAGTGAGCGCCGGTGTTGCCAGCTTATTAATATCCATCACACCGATCTTTTCTGCTGTATTAGCTGCTGTTTTTCTTAAAGAAAGATTTTCTAAAATGGGATGGATCGGCTCGCTGATCGCTTTTTCAGGAGTGGCTGTCATTTCACTTGGAAACGGCGGCTCATTATCAGCTGTGGCTGCAGGTGTTCTGCTGATTTTGATTGCAGCAATAAGTGAAAGTTGTTATTTTGTCTTTCAAACAAACTACTTAAACAAATATGGATTCATACCGTTTACGGTTTACACCATCTTATCCGGGACTTTCTTTATGTTATTTTTTCTACCGGGTGCTGCAGCAGAAATAGTAGCAGCCTCTTCCTCTGCCACCTTTGCTGTTATTTATTTAGGCCTATTTCCGACGATTGTTCCATATTTCGCTGTAGCCTATATGATCTCAAAAGCAGGGGCTTCGGAAGCAACCAGTTCTCTTTATTTAACTCCGATAGCCGCTCTAATTATCTCATGGATGTGTCTAGGGGAAGTACCTTCTCTCCTTTCACTGTCCGGTGGGATTCTGACTTTAGCTGGTGTTAGCTTCCCGCTTTGGAAAGAGAAAAGAGAAAGGGCCCGGCCGATAAAGGAGATGGCTGTTAGAGGTGAGACTTAA
- a CDS encoding PLP-dependent aminotransferase family protein: protein MPRYLQIVHSIREKIDKGEWVVGSRIPPQRAIAEQFAVNRSTVITAIEILKAEGLLEGRAGSGVYVVNNRWSLSAAISPPDWENLTQWSLQPSSNQTVQSINELENRKDVIQLSKGELGPDLFPQADIAAALTKVSGELQEFGYGNGLGDAGLRREISRHMEEYGLSIAPESILIVSGALQALTLIAIGILKKGSTVFLENPSYLHSVNLFRTAEISIRPISVHENGLNIEELFQQNIPKGSSALYINPTYQNPTGTTMSKEHRQLLMDKCRYFQLPVIEDDIFRDLWIDEPAPAPLKTLDKSGQVLYVGSFSKTVAPGLRIGWLAGPEDVVKRLSDVRMQTDYGSSYLSQVLVRELLRSRLYEKHLRKVRIYLKERRAHLLKLLRLHLSEYATWRAASGGFFIWVTLNKKVNMHAFFKACLNSGVLINPGFIYNDSHSTIRLSYSYEEVERMEVAIIKIKKVLEGQ from the coding sequence ATGCCCCGTTATCTTCAGATTGTCCATTCAATTCGTGAGAAAATAGACAAGGGGGAATGGGTGGTCGGAAGCAGAATTCCTCCCCAAAGAGCCATCGCCGAACAGTTCGCTGTAAATAGAAGCACAGTGATTACTGCCATTGAAATTTTGAAGGCGGAGGGCCTGCTCGAAGGCAGAGCAGGTAGTGGCGTATATGTGGTGAACAATCGCTGGTCGCTCTCAGCTGCTATCTCTCCCCCGGATTGGGAGAATTTGACCCAGTGGTCTTTACAGCCTTCAAGTAATCAAACGGTACAGTCAATCAATGAACTGGAAAATAGAAAGGATGTCATTCAGTTAAGTAAAGGCGAGCTTGGTCCCGACTTGTTTCCGCAAGCCGACATAGCTGCAGCCCTTACGAAGGTTTCAGGCGAGTTGCAGGAATTTGGTTACGGAAATGGATTAGGGGATGCAGGATTAAGAAGGGAAATCAGCAGGCATATGGAGGAATATGGACTATCTATTGCGCCGGAGAGTATATTGATCGTATCAGGTGCTTTGCAAGCTCTTACGCTCATTGCTATTGGCATATTAAAAAAAGGCTCTACCGTTTTTTTGGAGAACCCTTCGTATTTGCATTCAGTCAATTTATTCCGTACGGCAGAGATTTCCATCAGGCCGATTTCTGTTCATGAGAATGGTTTGAATATAGAGGAGCTTTTTCAACAAAACATCCCAAAAGGCTCATCTGCCCTTTATATTAATCCAACTTATCAGAATCCTACGGGTACTACGATGTCAAAGGAGCACAGACAGTTATTGATGGACAAGTGCCGGTATTTTCAGTTGCCGGTAATCGAAGATGATATATTTAGAGACCTATGGATTGATGAGCCTGCACCGGCACCTTTGAAGACGCTGGATAAGAGCGGGCAAGTTTTGTATGTAGGCAGCTTCTCGAAAACGGTCGCTCCCGGTCTTCGAATCGGCTGGCTTGCCGGGCCAGAAGACGTCGTTAAGCGTCTTAGTGATGTCAGAATGCAGACCGATTATGGTTCTAGTTATTTATCACAAGTACTGGTCAGAGAGTTGCTTCGTTCCAGACTGTATGAGAAGCATTTGAGAAAAGTAAGAATCTATTTAAAGGAAAGAAGGGCGCATCTGCTTAAGCTATTGCGTTTGCATTTAAGTGAGTATGCTACATGGCGTGCTGCCTCAGGGGGATTTTTTATATGGGTTACTTTAAATAAAAAGGTGAATATGCATGCATTTTTTAAAGCGTGCTTAAATAGCGGCGTATTAATCAATCCTGGCTTTATATACAATGATAGCCATTCGACTATACGGTTATCTTATTCCTATGAGGAAGTTGAGCGCATGGAAGTAGCTATTATCAAAATTAAGAAAGTTTTAGAAGGACAGTAG
- the brnQ gene encoding branched-chain amino acid transport system II carrier protein has product MNKTIQHSLILGFALFALYFGAGNLIFPPSIGNVSGTNWIPALAGFTVTGIILPLLAVIAILNAGGRFEELTRPISPWFYKVFNLLLMVGIGMLVTIPRMAATTHELGVQTLFPQVPSVLTIVVFFAISFYFAMDESNVIDKIGKILTPLLVIILLAVVGKGIFYPIGTPVATDLKGPFSNAFISAYQTGDIVTGIFCAPIFIAAITSYGYKGVQARKLALTGTLIAGVGLLIVYGGLLYIGASGSGAFPKDIGDTALVSQLVHTLLGRAGTVALSIAIALACLTSTIGVIAVIAEFLMKLTNEKIGYRSWLLVICMTGTVIGTMGVGKIVNYAMPIFLALYPVAIVLVFLGVFRKYIPNAGVYRGAILLTFIVSLFETLGSVLNIGFLSSVVSMLPLSANGFSWLAPAIVGLIAGALIDKANGQKKSQESVLDHAENK; this is encoded by the coding sequence ATGAACAAGACGATACAACATAGCCTGATATTGGGCTTTGCCTTATTTGCTCTTTACTTTGGAGCGGGCAACTTAATTTTCCCGCCGTCTATCGGCAATGTGTCAGGGACCAACTGGATTCCGGCATTGGCTGGCTTTACAGTTACAGGTATTATACTTCCTTTGCTCGCGGTTATTGCCATCTTGAATGCCGGTGGAAGGTTTGAAGAGCTGACAAGACCGATTAGCCCTTGGTTTTATAAGGTCTTTAATCTTTTGCTTATGGTCGGAATTGGTATGCTCGTTACAATCCCGCGAATGGCCGCTACTACACATGAATTGGGAGTTCAAACCTTATTTCCTCAAGTTCCTTCTGTTTTAACCATCGTCGTTTTTTTTGCCATTAGTTTTTATTTTGCGATGGACGAATCAAATGTTATTGATAAGATCGGGAAAATCTTAACGCCTCTTCTCGTTATCATTCTTTTAGCAGTCGTAGGCAAAGGGATATTCTATCCGATTGGAACCCCAGTTGCAACAGATTTAAAAGGACCTTTTTCAAATGCTTTTATTAGCGCTTACCAGACAGGTGATATTGTGACCGGCATTTTTTGTGCCCCCATATTTATTGCTGCTATTACAAGCTACGGGTATAAAGGAGTACAGGCGAGGAAATTAGCTCTTACTGGAACACTTATAGCCGGAGTGGGCCTGCTCATCGTGTATGGAGGCCTTCTCTATATTGGCGCATCAGGCAGTGGAGCCTTTCCTAAAGATATTGGAGATACAGCACTCGTATCGCAACTAGTCCATACATTGTTAGGAAGAGCGGGAACAGTTGCTTTATCGATTGCTATTGCTCTGGCGTGTCTCACTTCGACTATCGGCGTTATTGCCGTTATTGCCGAGTTCTTAATGAAGCTGACTAATGAGAAGATAGGCTATCGTTCTTGGTTGCTCGTTATTTGTATGACAGGCACTGTCATTGGCACAATGGGCGTTGGGAAAATCGTTAACTATGCGATGCCAATCTTCTTGGCGTTGTATCCAGTAGCCATTGTGTTGGTCTTCTTGGGAGTGTTCCGCAAATATATTCCCAATGCAGGAGTCTACAGAGGAGCCATTCTTTTAACATTCATTGTCAGTCTATTCGAAACATTAGGGTCTGTTTTAAACATTGGATTTTTAAGCAGTGTGGTTTCCATGCTTCCGCTCAGTGCAAATGGGTTTTCATGGCTTGCACCTGCCATCGTTGGGTTAATAGCCGGAGCGCTTATCGACAAGGCGAATGGCCAGAAGAAAAGCCAGGAATCTGTTTTGGATCATGCAGAAAACAAATAA
- the sspK gene encoding small, acid-soluble spore protein K produces the protein MRNKAKNFPDDNMTGEGEKARAKARYASKRADGTTNTHPQERMKASSERTTES, from the coding sequence ATGAGAAACAAAGCGAAGAACTTTCCCGATGATAATATGACTGGCGAGGGTGAAAAAGCTCGTGCTAAAGCGCGATATGCGTCTAAACGGGCGGACGGCACAACGAATACCCATCCGCAGGAGCGAATGAAGGCATCAAGCGAAAGAACAACGGAATCTTAA
- a CDS encoding MerR family transcriptional regulator, with translation MKIGSFAKKFGVSIDTVRYYIDLGLLIPDKEKTQYQMNQMCLEDMAFIHQLKQVRFSLKEIHKILSLKRLTNSNDNEDASYFTNLLLEKKADLMIEKDEISKAIHLIETKIHSNKDDFSNPAKVGIPLFFVPLFCCPHCHQLLNLKDASIQGLYIYKGVLSCPCGYQAIIKEGILLTDQLKSSPNKYSIYEIDVKKWNPGFVSLLEKGKLWMIKELMKNDLAGKIIVETNIEVSMLLPKYLSSLSDKAYYIFTCHSLKTIVELKKKIEKANPNLTVLYIVNSDLHLPLVHQSIDFFIDSTSFTQFSLIYEESPVAILKPYLKKTARMIGSYVFYSTHAKSLKKIQTIYPAANSRALHLDYLEKGLRHNRLFTTKKEEIGYTEDPGSYFSYHEAGEKMKLLAYAAYCHE, from the coding sequence GTGAAAATTGGAAGTTTCGCCAAGAAATTTGGTGTGTCCATCGATACAGTAAGATACTATATCGACCTTGGACTCTTAATCCCAGACAAGGAAAAAACACAATATCAAATGAACCAAATGTGTCTGGAAGATATGGCTTTCATCCATCAGCTAAAACAGGTCCGTTTTTCCCTGAAAGAAATCCATAAAATATTGTCCCTTAAGCGACTCACCAACAGTAATGATAACGAGGATGCCAGCTACTTTACTAATCTGCTTCTCGAAAAAAAAGCTGACCTGATGATCGAAAAAGATGAAATTTCAAAAGCGATTCATTTGATTGAGACAAAGATTCATTCAAACAAAGATGATTTTTCAAATCCTGCTAAAGTGGGGATTCCTTTATTCTTTGTTCCTTTATTTTGCTGTCCGCATTGTCACCAGTTACTAAACTTAAAAGATGCTTCCATACAGGGACTTTATATATATAAAGGCGTGCTCTCTTGTCCATGTGGCTACCAGGCAATCATCAAAGAAGGAATTCTCTTAACTGATCAACTGAAGTCTTCACCGAATAAATATTCGATCTATGAAATTGATGTGAAGAAGTGGAACCCTGGCTTTGTTAGCCTGCTTGAAAAAGGAAAGCTATGGATGATCAAGGAATTAATGAAAAATGACTTAGCTGGTAAAATCATTGTGGAGACAAATATCGAAGTTTCTATGCTTTTACCTAAATATCTATCATCCCTTTCCGATAAAGCTTATTACATTTTCACCTGTCATTCCCTTAAGACAATTGTGGAATTAAAGAAAAAAATTGAGAAAGCCAATCCGAATCTAACCGTTTTGTATATCGTCAACAGTGATCTTCATTTGCCATTAGTTCATCAATCGATTGATTTCTTTATTGATAGCACATCGTTTACTCAATTTTCTTTAATTTACGAGGAATCACCGGTCGCCATTTTAAAGCCTTATTTAAAAAAGACGGCGCGCATGATAGGCAGCTACGTCTTCTATAGTACCCATGCTAAATCACTAAAAAAGATTCAAACGATTTATCCGGCAGCAAACTCTCGCGCCCTTCACTTGGACTACTTAGAAAAAGGCCTGCGGCACAACAGACTATTCACGACAAAAAAAGAAGAAATTGGCTATACAGAAGATCCAGGCAGCTATTTCAGCTATCATGAAGCAGGAGAGAAAATGAAGCTGCTCGCCTATGCAGCATATTGCCATGAATAA
- a CDS encoding amidohydrolase yields MTVQQASLKEEVISWRRHLHENPELSFQEIQTSEYVYNHLTSFSGLEVTKPTKTSVLAVLRGAKTSVGNQPVIAFRADMDALPILEEADTAFPSKHPGIMHACGHDAHTAMLLGAAKALSEIKDEISGEIRFIFQHAEEMPPGGAGELVEKGVVDGVDYAFALHVTPYERTGTICMREGVLCAGNADFDIRIIGYGGHASTPELTIDPIMVGAEIAVNIQQIVSRKLPALKSPVISVTKFNGGSALNVIPDTVELGGTIRSLDDDIRLQAKDYVNQIVKGLTEAHGASYEIIWHEGYKSVVNDKEAVKITREVAEDVVGKENVIHVEEPLFGGEDFSAFSQEIPASMQFIGVHDPDFGEAYPLHHPKFKVDEEALQFGVNYFVGIAKKLCCK; encoded by the coding sequence ATGACGGTGCAACAAGCCTCACTAAAAGAGGAAGTCATTTCATGGAGAAGGCATCTTCACGAGAACCCGGAGCTCTCTTTTCAAGAGATCCAAACTTCTGAGTATGTCTACAACCATCTCACAAGCTTTTCAGGATTGGAAGTAACGAAACCTACAAAAACAAGTGTACTGGCCGTGCTAAGAGGGGCCAAGACGTCTGTTGGGAATCAGCCTGTCATTGCTTTTCGTGCAGATATGGATGCGCTCCCCATTCTGGAAGAGGCAGATACTGCTTTCCCTTCAAAACATCCGGGAATTATGCATGCGTGTGGTCATGACGCTCACACAGCTATGCTGTTAGGTGCAGCGAAAGCGCTTTCTGAGATAAAGGATGAAATTAGTGGGGAAATTCGATTTATCTTTCAGCACGCGGAGGAAATGCCTCCAGGAGGAGCAGGGGAGCTTGTTGAAAAGGGAGTGGTGGATGGAGTCGATTATGCCTTTGCCCTTCACGTAACACCGTATGAACGGACGGGCACAATTTGCATGAGAGAAGGAGTGCTTTGCGCGGGTAACGCAGATTTTGACATCAGAATCATCGGTTACGGCGGTCATGCTTCTACTCCAGAACTGACCATCGACCCAATCATGGTTGGAGCAGAGATAGCAGTGAATATTCAGCAGATCGTTTCTAGAAAACTGCCGGCTTTAAAATCACCGGTTATTTCTGTCACAAAATTCAATGGCGGAAGTGCCCTGAATGTTATTCCGGATACAGTAGAACTCGGCGGGACAATTCGTTCACTTGATGATGATATCCGCTTACAGGCCAAGGATTATGTCAATCAAATTGTAAAAGGACTCACAGAGGCACACGGTGCCAGCTATGAAATCATTTGGCACGAGGGTTATAAAAGTGTAGTGAATGATAAAGAAGCAGTCAAGATTACGAGAGAAGTGGCAGAAGATGTGGTTGGCAAGGAAAATGTGATTCATGTAGAAGAGCCTTTATTTGGGGGAGAAGATTTCTCTGCATTCTCTCAAGAAATCCCCGCTTCTATGCAATTTATCGGTGTTCATGACCCGGACTTTGGCGAAGCATATCCACTGCATCATCCTAAATTTAAAGTGGACGAAGAAGCATTGCAGTTCGGCGTAAATTATTTCGTAGGAATCGCTAAAAAGTTATGTTGTAAATAA
- a CDS encoding DMT family transporter, with translation MNKKAFLMAAFTIIIWGSSFAAIRASLHGGYSAGHLVLFRFMIASGIFILYAVWPGTKFRLPKKEDMMRICILGWVGISVYQICVTFGEETVTAGTASMLIAAAPVFTAVIAVFVLKEQLGLFGWIGLFVGFIGIFLITLGTAGSTFGISKGAFLLLIASIATSVFFVFQKPLLYRYQPIELTAYFTWIGTLPLFTFFPGLFQQIEGATVEATISAIYVGIFPAALAYVTWAIALSMGEASTVTSMMYIEPVFAILVAWIWLHELPSTLSVVGGIVAVLSVVVVNVFGRKQRGTLRKKAESSA, from the coding sequence ATGAATAAGAAGGCTTTTTTGATGGCGGCTTTCACTATCATCATATGGGGTTCTTCATTTGCAGCTATTCGCGCAAGTTTGCATGGTGGTTACTCTGCAGGTCATTTGGTTCTTTTCCGCTTTATGATCGCTTCAGGGATTTTTATTTTATATGCTGTTTGGCCGGGAACAAAATTTCGGTTGCCAAAAAAAGAGGACATGATGAGAATCTGTATTCTCGGCTGGGTTGGGATTAGTGTCTATCAGATCTGTGTGACATTTGGAGAAGAAACCGTTACAGCGGGCACAGCTAGTATGTTAATTGCTGCGGCACCCGTTTTTACAGCGGTTATAGCCGTTTTTGTATTGAAAGAGCAGCTAGGCTTATTTGGCTGGATTGGGCTATTTGTTGGGTTTATAGGCATCTTTCTAATTACATTAGGAACAGCAGGGTCTACATTTGGCATTTCCAAAGGAGCCTTTTTACTATTAATTGCGTCGATTGCAACATCCGTTTTTTTCGTTTTTCAAAAACCGCTGTTGTATCGCTATCAACCCATTGAGCTGACCGCTTATTTCACTTGGATAGGCACTTTACCTCTTTTCACTTTCTTTCCCGGTCTCTTCCAACAAATCGAGGGAGCGACAGTGGAAGCGACCATTTCGGCCATATATGTTGGTATTTTTCCAGCTGCTCTAGCCTATGTTACATGGGCTATTGCTTTGTCCATGGGTGAAGCGAGTACTGTGACGAGTATGATGTATATTGAACCGGTGTTCGCTATTCTAGTTGCTTGGATCTGGCTTCATGAGCTGCCGAGTACTTTGTCTGTTGTTGGAGGCATTGTAGCTGTCTTAAGTGTTGTGGTAGTAAATGTATTCGGGAGAAAACAACGAGGAACTTTAAGGAAAAAAGCAGAGAGCAGTGCATAG
- a CDS encoding response regulator transcription factor, protein MDIHLVAKDELEEQGIRWMIESHLTGVRLIVWDTTKDFEVAIERQHVALAILNMDGWTEENMQLGEILKQKGIRWLGISSERIFQTAYRALRYRAEDVLFRPFSPLELIKLIQQLRYELRNGSSVSDFSLQDEYAGLVDYPDLFLTERPTGESVTMAAFLAPQPMMLPLVYEQLQRHSFSGKYRIFALSDFVLCVQSTKEATVCKEEYQAFLAEWKERMTEPLAIVIQTASFKETFKSAYQKIRQLTRQVFFQGYDIILAESGQTNPPEMDPFLTPLEQRQWIEMLEKGETKAIRSWMEAAFLTFQPPYPDPEIVRIRLTSILAQVRRHMKSHELQSPYLEANYHKVFQDIIHQPVIYKIIEELLVFIEDLLFQNHGQLKEGAHSLVEKTRELIEANYWDASWNLAACAETLRMNKSTLSRRFAAESGQTFRDALHRVRLREAKRLLKETDLSLEEIARLAGYTHQSYFNAKFKLYESVTPSVYRSGY, encoded by the coding sequence ATGGACATTCATTTAGTAGCAAAGGACGAACTAGAAGAACAGGGCATCCGATGGATGATTGAATCTCACCTGACTGGAGTCCGGCTCATAGTATGGGACACAACCAAAGACTTTGAGGTTGCTATTGAGAGGCAACATGTGGCTCTTGCTATCTTGAACATGGACGGGTGGACAGAAGAGAACATGCAGCTCGGAGAAATCTTAAAACAAAAAGGAATTCGTTGGCTAGGTATTTCTTCTGAAAGGATTTTCCAAACAGCTTATCGGGCCTTGCGTTATCGCGCAGAAGACGTATTATTCCGCCCTTTTTCTCCACTAGAATTGATTAAACTCATCCAGCAGTTGCGTTATGAATTACGAAATGGATCATCCGTTTCCGACTTTAGTCTGCAAGATGAATATGCCGGCTTAGTCGACTATCCTGATCTCTTTCTTACAGAGCGCCCGACTGGGGAATCGGTAACCATGGCGGCCTTTTTAGCCCCTCAGCCAATGATGCTTCCACTAGTGTATGAGCAGCTTCAGCGGCATTCCTTTAGTGGAAAGTATCGGATTTTTGCTTTATCAGATTTCGTTTTATGTGTGCAGTCAACGAAAGAAGCTACTGTTTGTAAAGAGGAGTATCAAGCATTTCTCGCTGAATGGAAGGAACGGATGACTGAACCGTTGGCCATTGTTATTCAAACAGCTTCTTTCAAAGAAACATTTAAAAGCGCTTATCAAAAAATACGTCAGCTGACCCGTCAGGTTTTTTTTCAAGGGTATGATATTATTTTGGCAGAAAGCGGACAAACCAACCCTCCAGAAATGGATCCGTTTTTAACACCGTTAGAACAGCGACAGTGGATTGAAATGCTTGAAAAAGGAGAGACAAAGGCAATCCGCAGCTGGATGGAAGCAGCATTCTTGACATTCCAGCCGCCTTATCCTGATCCGGAAATTGTCCGAATTCGTCTAACCAGCATTTTAGCGCAAGTAAGAAGGCATATGAAGTCACACGAACTTCAAAGCCCTTATCTGGAAGCCAACTATCATAAGGTGTTTCAAGACATTATTCACCAGCCTGTCATTTACAAAATTATTGAAGAATTACTGGTTTTTATTGAAGATTTACTTTTCCAAAATCATGGGCAGTTAAAAGAAGGGGCGCATTCTCTCGTAGAGAAGACGAGAGAATTGATTGAAGCGAATTACTGGGATGCCAGCTGGAACTTGGCAGCATGTGCGGAAACATTGCGCATGAATAAAAGCACACTTAGCCGTCGTTTTGCTGCTGAGTCGGGGCAAACTTTTCGTGACGCCCTGCATCGAGTGCGTCTACGAGAGGCGAAGCGGCTCTTAAAAGAGACGGATTTATCATTGGAGGAAATAGCCCGGTTAGCGGGGTATACCCACCAGTCGTATTTTAATGCGAAGTTTAAATTATATGAATCCGTTACGCCATCCGTCTATCGTTCGGGCTATTAA
- the hutU gene encoding urocanate hydratase: MNTISKEKVIRYRGTELHTKGWQQEAALRMLMNNLDPDVAEHPDKLVVYGGIGKAARNWEAFDAIVETLKKLEADETLLIQSGKPVVVFKTHNDAPRVLIANSNIVPAYANWDTFHELDQKGLMMYGQMTAGSWIYIGSQGIVQGTYETFAELAKQHFNGTLKHTITVTAGLGGMGGAQPLAVTMNGGVCIAIDVDETRIDRRIETRYTDVKTNSLDEAIRLAEEAKREGKALSIGLLGNAAEILPKMIARSFIPDALTDQTSAHDPLNGYVPVNMSLEEAAKLRESNPEEYVKLSKASMATHVKAMLDMMEQGAITFDYGNNIRQVAKDEGVENAFAFPGFVPAYIRPQFCEGKGPFRWAALSGDPEDIYKTDEAILREFADNEHLCNWIRMAREKIEFQGLPSRICWLGYGERARFGKILNDMVASGELKAPIVIGRDHLDSGSVASPNRETEAMKDGSDAVSDWPLLNAMVNAVGGATWVSLHHGGGVGMGYSQHSGVVIVADGTKEAEARLQRVLTTDPGMGVVRHADAGYELAKKTAREKGIHMPMLERGDQ, from the coding sequence ATGAATACGATTTCAAAGGAAAAAGTAATCCGTTACCGAGGCACGGAATTACACACAAAAGGGTGGCAACAAGAAGCCGCTTTACGCATGCTGATGAACAACCTAGACCCTGATGTAGCGGAGCATCCCGATAAGCTGGTCGTTTATGGAGGCATCGGGAAAGCTGCCCGTAACTGGGAAGCATTTGATGCGATTGTTGAAACGCTGAAAAAGCTTGAAGCCGATGAAACACTTCTCATCCAATCAGGAAAACCCGTTGTGGTGTTTAAAACACACAACGATGCTCCTCGTGTATTGATCGCCAATTCCAATATTGTGCCAGCTTATGCCAACTGGGACACGTTCCATGAGCTTGACCAAAAAGGGTTAATGATGTACGGCCAAATGACGGCGGGAAGCTGGATTTATATTGGCTCCCAGGGAATTGTACAAGGCACATATGAAACCTTCGCGGAGCTGGCGAAGCAGCATTTCAACGGTACGTTAAAGCATACAATCACGGTGACGGCAGGACTTGGTGGCATGGGTGGTGCTCAGCCTCTAGCTGTGACCATGAATGGCGGTGTTTGTATTGCTATCGATGTAGATGAAACGAGAATTGACCGCCGAATTGAAACAAGATATACAGACGTGAAAACGAACTCATTGGACGAAGCCATCCGTTTGGCGGAAGAAGCAAAAAGAGAAGGTAAAGCTTTATCAATCGGCCTGCTTGGCAATGCAGCAGAGATTCTGCCGAAGATGATTGCCCGCAGCTTTATTCCAGACGCCTTGACGGACCAAACATCAGCTCATGATCCATTAAACGGCTATGTTCCAGTGAATATGTCCTTAGAAGAAGCGGCTAAGCTTCGGGAATCGAATCCAGAAGAATACGTGAAGCTTTCGAAAGCATCGATGGCGACTCACGTGAAAGCGATGCTTGACATGATGGAACAAGGCGCGATCACTTTTGATTACGGCAACAACATCCGCCAGGTTGCTAAAGACGAGGGTGTGGAAAATGCGTTTGCCTTCCCGGGCTTTGTCCCTGCCTATATCCGTCCGCAGTTCTGTGAAGGAAAAGGGCCTTTCCGCTGGGCAGCGTTATCAGGAGATCCGGAGGACATTTATAAAACAGACGAGGCGATTTTACGTGAATTTGCGGACAATGAGCATTTGTGCAATTGGATTCGCATGGCACGGGAGAAAATCGAATTCCAGGGGCTTCCTTCCCGGATTTGCTGGCTCGGTTACGGAGAACGTGCCCGCTTCGGCAAAATCTTGAACGATATGGTGGCAAGCGGAGAATTAAAAGCACCGATCGTCATCGGCCGCGACCATCTAGATTCCGGATCGGTGGCGTCTCCTAACCGTGAGACAGAAGCGATGAAAGACGGATCAGATGCTGTCTCGGATTGGCCGCTATTAAATGCCATGGTTAACGCGGTTGGAGGGGCGACATGGGTTTCGCTTCACCATGGCGGCGGGGTTGGCATGGGGTACTCCCAGCATTCCGGCGTTGTTATTGTCGCGGACGGTACGAAAGAAGCAGAAGCGCGTCTTCAGCGGGTATTAACGACTGACCCGGGCATGGGGGTTGTACGTCATGCCGATGCCGGCTATGAGCTTGCAAAGAAAACAGCACGTGAGAAAGGCATTCACATGCCAATGCTTGAGAGAGGGGATCAGTGA
- a CDS encoding DUF2798 domain-containing protein produces MPITRKESLYFGLIMCFGMVLFMTLYNLYLNDAFGQISFLGGITDFLIGFIVALILDLYLVGPLAKKVAYRLTANTTNVLYKVLTISTCMVIGMAFFMSIYGLVTSYFHNGFSSNSVIKEFFSVFFRNFVVALPLQIIIIGPIVRYIFTKYIKTTQNNLVV; encoded by the coding sequence ATGCCAATTACTAGAAAAGAAAGCCTCTATTTTGGTTTAATCATGTGTTTTGGAATGGTGCTTTTTATGACTCTTTATAACCTTTACCTTAATGATGCATTTGGACAAATTTCTTTCTTGGGAGGAATAACGGATTTTCTTATAGGGTTTATTGTTGCATTAATTCTTGACCTGTACCTAGTAGGACCTCTAGCTAAAAAAGTAGCTTATAGATTAACAGCAAATACAACAAATGTGCTATATAAGGTTCTAACAATATCCACATGTATGGTTATTGGAATGGCTTTTTTCATGTCCATTTACGGTTTGGTGACAAGTTATTTCCATAATGGTTTTTCTTCCAACTCGGTTATTAAGGAATTTTTCTCCGTGTTTTTCAGGAATTTTGTAGTAGCATTACCTTTGCAAATCATTATTATAGGGCCAATAGTTCGCTATATATTTACTAAGTATATAAAAACTACTCAAAATAATTTAGTAGTCTAA